In Saprospiraceae bacterium, the sequence TTCTCAAAAAATAGTTAAAATCATATTTGCAAGTTTGTTTAGCCTGGTTATCTCCTCACACCTGGCTGCACAGGAGTCGATAATTAAAGTACTTGACGAAAATAAATCTCCTCTGATCGGGGCCTCAGTCCACAATGGAAGGAGCAAAATGATTGGCATCACTAATGAACAAGGTGAGTACCTCTTTAAATTTGAGGGAGAAGACACGGTTACATTAAAATACCTCGGCTATAAAGACCTGGCAAGGAAAATTAATAGCAGTAGCGTAGGGATCATAACATTCATAATGGAAGCACTGCCCTTCAGCCTGGAGCAGGTGACGGTTACGCATTCTGTCAAAGCGACCAATATGATCTCAGACATTGATCTGAATATCCGTCCCGTGACCTCCTCTCAGGAAGTACTCCGCACAGTACCTGGATTGTTTATTGGTCAACATGCAGGAGGCGGTAAAGCGGAACAAATGTTTTTACGTGGTTTTGATGTGGATCATGGAACTGATGTAAGTGTTTCAATGGATGGGATGCCAGTCAATATGGTCTCACATGCCCATGGTCAGGGATATGCAGATTTACATTTTATCATCCCTGAGTTGATCGACAAAGTCGACTTTGGCAAAGGACCTTATTATGCTGACAAGGGAGATTTCAATACGGCAGCCTATGTCAATTTTCAGTTGAAACAAAAACTTGATCAATCTCAGATTAAACTGGAAGTCGGACAATATAATAGTCTTAGGACCGCAGCACTGGTCAACCTGTACAATACTATAAAGACACAATCTTATATAGCTGGTGAATTTAACCAAAGCGATGGTTGGTTTGAATCTCCACAAAATTTTTATAGGACCAATTTGATGGCCAGATGGCAAACAAAATTGAACGATCGTAACACGCTTTCTATACTAGCTTCAGAGTTTGACAGCAGGTGGAACGCTTCCGGTCAGATCCCGACCAGGGTAGTAGAGTCCGGTAAGATCTCCCGATTTGGTGCGTTGGATTCTACTGAAGGAGGACAGACTGCGAGGCAAAATATGCTCGCTCGCCTGGATACGCGCCTGGGTCATGGATTGAGTCTAACCCAATCTGCCTTCATCAGTCATTATGATTTTGATCTGTATTCAAATTTTACTTTTTTCCTCAATGATCCAATCAATGGTGATCAGATCCGCCAGAAAGAAAATCGAAATCTTGC encodes:
- a CDS encoding TonB-dependent receptor plug domain-containing protein, which codes for MEANNQSSQKIVKIIFASLFSLVISSHLAAQESIIKVLDENKSPLIGASVHNGRSKMIGITNEQGEYLFKFEGEDTVTLKYLGYKDLARKINSSSVGIITFIMEALPFSLEQVTVTHSVKATNMISDIDLNIRPVTSSQEVLRTVPGLFIGQHAGGGKAEQMFLRGFDVDHGTDVSVSMDGMPVNMVSHAHGQGYADLHFIIPELIDKVDFGKGPYYADKGDFNTAAYVNFQLKQKLDQSQIKLEVGQYNSLRTAALVNLYNTIKTQSYIAGEFNQSDGWFESPQNFYRTNLMARWQTKLNDRNTLSILASEFDSRWNASGQIPTRVVESGKISRFGALDSTEGGQTARQNMLARLDTRLGHGLSLTQSAFISHYDFDLYSNFTFFLNDPINGDQIRQKENRNLAGYQTTLTRKRYTDDKSDVWNLGFGFRFDRIKDIQLDHTVDRNEIISTDKLGNVHESNAYLYYDYHKDLGKWLINPSLRYDYFLFNYNDKLSGRDLQKQKGRLSPKLNIIYQPDKSIQYYVKSGIGFHSNDARVILQSGADKVLPAASGIDIGTIWKPTPHIYFNAAVWMLDLQQEFVYVGDEGIIEPSGRTRRLGTDFSVRYQPLDWLFFNVDFNYSNGRNRDNEPQFKYIPLAPVLAGLGSVTINKKSWNASASFRHLSARPATEDNSIVAKGYLVNDLSGRYHLGRFDLHFRIENLFNVEWNETQFATLSRLKNEVNPIEEIHFTPGTPFFIKTGLSYNF